TGACTTCAATGCCCTGCAGGTTGAACACGTTGGTGCCAAACTGAATGACGTTGCCGAATGGAATTACCGCTGACGACATCAGGGCCGTAATCATGGCCAAGCAAGGACCCAGTACGAACAGCGCCCGGTTGGCACCGGCCGGGAAGAATTCCTCTTTAGTGAACAGCTTCACGGCATCAGCCAGAGGCTGCAGCAGGCCAAAGGGACCAGCCCGGTCGGGGCCGACGCGGTCCTGCAAAAAGGCTGCAATAACCCGCTCGGCGTAGGTGCAGTAAGTCGCAATCAGCAGCGAAACGCCGAAAACGACGAGGATAACAATGGATTGCCAGCCTAAGGTTGGTAGTTCTATCATGTTAGTTGTTGGTTGATAGTTGTCAGTTGTTAGTTCTGCATGCTAGTTGAGGACTCTTTAGGCCTAACAACTGACAACGAGCAACTAACAACTACTAACTAGTTACCTAAGCGCATGGGAGGATTCTGTTCCAGGTCGCGCAGCGAGCTTTCGGGCAAGTCGGCAATAACCTGGGCGTTGAGCACGGGCAGCTCGTAGTGGTTGGCCGAAATCACCGACGAGCGGTCGATGTGGGCCGGGCCTTCCAGCGTCCAGTCAGCGGTTTCCTTCTTGTCGAAGCGGCAGGTGTTGCAGATCCACTCCTTTACCTCACCGTACTGGTCTTTGCGGGCCGTTACCCGCAGCACGTCCTTGCCTTTGTACCAGAGCACCACGCGGCCGCAGCACTTGGGGTTTTCGCAGTCACGGTGAGCGTTTACGGGTTTCGTAAACCACACGCGCTGCTTGAAGCGGAAGGTTTTATCGGTCAAGGCGCCCACCGGGCACACGTCAATGACGTTGCCGCTGAACTCGTTGTCGATGATGTTCTCGATGTAGGTACCGATTTCAGCAGCGTCGCCGCGGCCCAGGACGCCGTGCACGCGCTTCTCGGTGAGCTGGTCGGCGGTGAACACGCAGCGGTAGCATAGGATGCAGCGCGTCATATGCAGCTGAATCAGCGGCCCGATGTCGATTTTCTCGAAGGTGCGACGCTCCTCTTCATAGCGGGTAGTGCTCACGCCGTGCTCGAAAGCGAAGTTCTGCAGGTCACACTCCCCGGCCTGGTCGCACACGGGGCAGTCCAGCGGGTGGTTAATCAGCAGCATTTCCACGATGCCCTTGCGCACGTTGAGCACCTGCTCGGAGGTCGTATTCTCGACCACCATGCCGTCCTGCACCGGCGTCACGCACGAGGCGACGAG
Above is a genomic segment from Hymenobacter cellulosivorans containing:
- a CDS encoding 2Fe-2S iron-sulfur cluster-binding protein produces the protein MAKITFDGIEVDVPDGTTILNAARTIGGGIVPPAMCYYTPLKGSGGKCRACLVRVAAGSAKDPRPMPKLVASCVTPVQDGMVVENTTSEQVLNVRKGIVEMLLINHPLDCPVCDQAGECDLQNFAFEHGVSTTRYEEERRTFEKIDIGPLIQLHMTRCILCYRCVFTADQLTEKRVHGVLGRGDAAEIGTYIENIIDNEFSGNVIDVCPVGALTDKTFRFKQRVWFTKPVNAHRDCENPKCCGRVVLWYKGKDVLRVTARKDQYGEVKEWICNTCRFDKKETADWTLEGPAHIDRSSVISANHYELPVLNAQVIADLPESSLRDLEQNPPMRLGN